The Sphingomonas sp. So64.6b genome includes a region encoding these proteins:
- a CDS encoding RluA family pseudouridine synthase, producing MSDSPKAPKPAKGGEDNVRQFNVGLDDDGIRLDRWFKRHLPDTSFTTVAKWARTGQLRIDGARATPGDRIATGQTIRVPPAEPVREDAPKKRERPPLSDEQTDYIREMVIHRDKQAIVLNKPPGLATQGGTKTHEHVDGLLDGLQFDGESRPKLVHRLDKDTSGALLIARTTRAAAFFAKSFSSRSAKKVYWALVVGVPAIDDGMIELPIAKQPGSGGEKMHVDEAEGSPARTRYRVIEHAGNNTAWLELIPYTGRTHQLRVHLSAIGHPIVGDGKYGGQAAFLTGAISRKMHLHSRRIKIDHPDGGEIEIQAELPAHFAESLKHLGFDEMLGNMMPLDTPPPPSKAVKKQQAKQHAKNMRKDRKGERRRRGERSEAPARPARPTRPAR from the coding sequence ATGAGCGATTCCCCGAAAGCCCCGAAGCCCGCCAAGGGCGGAGAGGATAATGTCCGCCAGTTCAATGTCGGTCTCGACGATGACGGCATCCGGCTCGATCGCTGGTTCAAGCGACATTTGCCCGACACCAGCTTCACCACCGTCGCCAAATGGGCGCGCACCGGGCAATTGCGCATCGATGGCGCGCGCGCGACGCCGGGCGATCGCATCGCCACCGGCCAGACGATCCGCGTACCGCCGGCCGAACCGGTGCGCGAGGATGCGCCGAAGAAGCGCGAGCGCCCGCCGCTGAGCGACGAACAGACCGACTATATCCGCGAGATGGTGATCCACCGCGACAAGCAGGCGATCGTGCTCAACAAGCCGCCCGGCCTCGCCACGCAGGGCGGGACCAAGACGCACGAGCATGTCGATGGCCTGCTCGACGGGCTGCAGTTCGATGGCGAGAGCCGGCCCAAGCTGGTCCATCGGCTCGACAAGGATACGTCGGGCGCCTTGCTGATCGCGCGCACCACGCGCGCGGCGGCGTTCTTCGCCAAATCCTTCTCCTCGCGCAGCGCCAAGAAGGTCTATTGGGCGCTGGTCGTCGGCGTGCCGGCGATCGATGACGGCATGATCGAACTGCCGATCGCCAAGCAACCAGGCAGCGGCGGCGAGAAGATGCATGTCGACGAAGCCGAAGGCAGCCCGGCGCGCACCCGCTACCGGGTGATCGAGCATGCCGGCAACAACACCGCCTGGCTCGAGCTGATTCCCTATACCGGGCGCACGCACCAGCTTCGCGTGCATCTTTCGGCGATCGGCCATCCGATCGTCGGCGACGGCAAATATGGCGGACAGGCCGCGTTCCTGACCGGCGCGATCAGTCGGAAGATGCATCTCCATTCGCGGCGCATCAAGATCGACCATCCCGATGGCGGCGAGATCGAAATCCAGGCCGAGCTGCCGGCGCATTTCGCCGAGAGCTTGAAACATCTCGGGTTCGACGAGATGCTTGGCAACATGATGCCGCTCGACACGCCGCCACCGCCGAGCAAGGCGGTGAAGAAACAACAGGCGAAGCAGCACGCCAAGAATATGCGCAAGGATCGCAAGGGTGAACGGCGGCGGCGCGGCGAGCGCAGCGAGGCCCCCGCCCGCCCCGCGCGTCCGACGCGACCCGCGCGCTGA
- the crcB gene encoding fluoride efflux transporter CrcB, which yields MNSLLLVMAGGAIGSGARFLTGRATLAWFGPSYPWGTLAVNLIGGFLMGALVGALARASGIGGAVSGENWRLLLAVGVLGGFTTFSAFSLDTVLMLQRGELSMAIIYVLASVIGSIAALFAGLALTRVVA from the coding sequence ATGAATTCCCTTCTTCTAGTCATGGCCGGCGGCGCGATCGGTTCGGGCGCGCGTTTTCTCACCGGGCGCGCGACGCTCGCCTGGTTCGGGCCGTCCTATCCGTGGGGCACGCTTGCGGTGAATTTGATCGGCGGGTTCCTGATGGGCGCGCTGGTTGGCGCGCTCGCGCGTGCATCGGGGATAGGAGGGGCCGTATCGGGTGAGAATTGGCGGCTGCTGCTTGCGGTCGGCGTGCTTGGCGGGTTCACCACGTTCTCGGCCTTTTCGCTCGACACGGTGCTGATGCTTCAGCGCGGCGAGCTGTCGATGGCCATTATCTATGTGCTGGCGTCGGTGATCGGATCGATCGCCGCATTGTTCGCCGGCCTCGCACTGACAAGAGTAGTAGCATGA